The genomic segment CACAGACGGTAAATAGCCGCTCAGTTTTTTGCGCGTTAACCGTAAGGAGTAATCTTATGAGAAAAAATTTTGTCGGAGGAATTATTCTGGCGGCGGCAATGGCCGCCGGCGGATGCGGCGTCTATGAGCCCCTTCCTCAGCGTATGCCCTACTACATAACGGACGTTGCGATTTCGCCCTTTCGCAATGAGACACCGTTTTACGGACTTGAAGACAAGCTGACACTTAAACTTACCGACGAGTTGATACGCGACGGACGGTTCACGCTCACGGGCATGGGCAAGGCGCAGGGATACCTGGCGGGAAACATAAAAAAATATATACTGAGCCCGCTTAGTTACGACGCAAACCTGATACCCACCAGCTATAAACTCTGGATAATCGCCGACGTCTGGTTCGTCGATAAAATCAATAATGTCACACTTTGGCAGGAGCCGAATTTCGAGGGCGTGCAGATATATATGGCATCCACGCAGCCCGGCGGAATTAGCGAGGACCAGGCCCGCGAACTGATTTGGGAGAGTATGTCCCGCAACATAATCCGCCGGACCGTCGTAGGATTCGGAGCGGTCAGCGGCGCATCCGAGAAAAAAATTCCCCGATGATATTTTTTGTGCACGGCGAAGACGACTATCTGATAGACCGACGGAAAAAAGATCTGCTGGCCAAAGCCAGGGCGGACAGGCGCGAATGCGAATTCTTCTGCGCCGGCGACGCGCCGGCGGCGGCCATCGCCGACCAGTCGCTTAACCTGTCTCTTTTCGCTTCGCAAAAAACGGTTTTCATAGACCGCCTGGATGAAGCGTCCAAAAAAGACCTCGACGAACTCGCCGCCAAAATCATCCCCGCGCCGGAGGGCATCGACATTGTGTTTTTGTGGCGCGAGAGGATAAAATCTTCCGCCTCGGCGCCGGTCGGCGCAAAAAAAATAATGGCCGCCTCCAAAGTTTCGGAGGAAAAAGCACCGAGAGGACGCGCGCTGGCGGCATGGGCGCAAAACGAGGCGCGGGCTCTGGGCAAAGAACTTTCGCAGGACGCGGCCGACTTTCTGGCGCGCGAAGCGGGGCAGGATATGGGCTCGCTGGCGCAGGAAATTGAAAAATGCGCGATGTCGCTGGGCAAGACCTCAGGAAAAATCACCGCGGCCGACGCGGCAGGGCAGATATTCTCCATGAACGCTGGCGGGATATTCGAATTTGCCAACGCCGTCGAAAGAAAAGACCGCCGGGCGGCGCTTAAAACATTGAGCCGTTTGCTCGACGGCCCAGAAGAGCCGTTGATTGTGCTGGACCGGTTTTATAAGACCGTGCTGAGGATTTACAGAGGCAAAACGCTTTCTGCCGGAGGGATGACGTCTTCGGAAATATCGAGATTATTGTTTCTCAATTCTTATTTCGACGCCGATTTTTTCTCAAACATCTCCGCCCACTCGACGGCTCGCGCGGGCGACGCGCTTGATATGACGGCCGCGTGCAATCTGAAACTGAAGAGAGCCGGAACGAACGAGGAAAAAAAATCCGCCATAACGGTTCTCGTGGCGGATTACCTGCGATAAATATCGCGGGTCGGTTGCTGTTGATGCCCGGCGGATGTTCAGACAGCCGAGCGGTTAATGAGTTTGGCCAGGCGCGACTTGCTTCTGTCGGCCTTATTGGGATGGATTACTTTCTTTTTTGCGGCGCGGTCAAGAAGCGTGAACACCTCGCGCAGAAGTTCCTTGGCCGAAGCGGCGTCTTTTTTTGCGACGGCGGCCTTGATTTTTTTTGCGGTTGATTTAATGGAAAGACGCCAGCGGTTGTTTACGCGTTCGCGGCGGGACGATCTTCTGTCCTCTCTGAGCGCCGACGTGTGTCTTCCTGTTTTCTTGATTTTTGCCATTGTATGCTCCCTATTGCGAATTTTCTTTTTGCAAGAGGTCATTTTACCTTTTTAATCCGGAATTGTCAATATGAAAGAACTCACAGGAGCGGCGGCCAAAGTTTCGGCCGGCACCGTCGTATCCAGAATACTCGGCTATCTGCGCGATATGCTGGTGGCTCAGTTCTTTGGAGCCGGCGTGTTCGCCGACGCCTTTTACGCGGCCTATCGCATTCCTAATCTTATAAGACGTCTTCTGGGAGAGGGATCGGTTTCCGCGGCCGTCATTCCGGTTTTGAGCGCAGTGCGGGCCGAAAGCGGAGACGAGGAAGCACAAAAACTCCTGACAATTCTTTTTACTCTTCTGGTAATTATACTGGGAGCCGTGACGGCGGCCGGAGTAATTTTCGCGCGGGAATTGGTATCGCTCATAGCTTACGGATTCGCCGAATCTCCGGAAAAACTCAATCTGACCATCGCGCTGACGCGGCTGATGTTCCCCTTCGTGTTTTTTGTGTCTATGGCCGCGCTGGCGGCGGGATACCTGAACACCTATGGCATATTTTTCGCTCCGGCGGTCGCTCCCGCGGCGTTGAGCGTGTCGGAAATTGGTTTCATACTCGCGCTGGCGCCTTTGTTGTCGCCGGATAACCAGATAAAAGGACTTGCCATAAGCGTGATTATAGGAGGCGCGGGTCAACTCGCCTATCAAATCCCCGCGATTATTAAACTCGGCGTGAAATTCCGCCCGTGTTTTTCGTTCGGACATCCGGGTGTAAAAAAGATAGCCGCGCTTATGGCTCCGGCCACAATCGGCATATCCGTAGACCAGGTCAATTCTTTCGTGGACACGATGTGCGCTTCGTTTCTGCCGCTGGGATCGGTCACGGCTTTGTATTATTCAAACCGCCTGATGCAGCTGCCGCTTGCGATATTCGCCATTGCCCTTTCGACAGCCGCGCTGCCGGCGATGTCGAAAGCCGCCGCCGACGGAAACCCGCAAGCGCTCAAAGAAACACTGAATTATTCTCTGAGAATGATGTTTTTCGCCATAGTGCCGTCGACCGTGGGACTTATGGTCTTCGGATTACCTATTATAAAACTGCTTTTTGAACGCGGCAGGTTCGACGCGGGGGCTTCGCTTATGACTTATTCGGCGCTGGCTTTTTACGCCTTCGGACTGCCCGCGTATTCCGCGGTAAAAATATTCGCTTCGGCTTTTTACGCCCGAAAGGAAACCGCCGTGCCCGTAAAAGTGGCCGCATTTTCCATGACCATCAACGCCGCGCTGAATATTTTGCTGATGCAGCGATTTGCCGTCGGCGGATTGGCAATGGCCACCGCCATATCGTCGGCCTTCAACGCTTTCTGGCTATTCATAATTCTGCGCAGACAAATCGGGCCGCTGGGCGCCCGCAAAATTGCGCGCACGCTGGGCAAAACCGCCGTCGCCGCCGCCGCGATGTGTCTGGCGTCTTACTGCGTCTTTCTGGTTGTGCCGGGCGCGGTTAACGGCTCGATATATGCCTTCGCGGCCATAGCCGTCGGAACGGCGGCCTACGCAGCAGCGGCAAAAGCCCTCGGAATGGAAGAACTTGACGACCTCGTACTAATTATAACCGACAAAATAAACCGCGTTACCGGCCGCGTCAATTCGGGCCGGTAACCGCCATACGCGCAAGTCAATAACTGCCGGAGCGCGCCCTTGATAAAAAATCCCGAACTCATCCCCGGTAAACCCGGCGTATACCTTATGAAAGACCCTTCGGGGAGGGTCATTTACATAGGCAAGGCGAAAAATCTTAAAAAACGCGTCGCTTCATATTTTTCATCCCGCCCGAAAGATACCAAAATAAACGTCTTGCTCTCGAGAATCTCGCTGGTGGACTACATCGTCTGCGCGTCCGAACGCGAGGCGCTGATACTCGAGGACAAGCTCATAAAAAAACTCCGTCCCTTCTACAATGTGCTTCTGCGCGACGACAAAACATATCCGTTCATCAAAATATCTTTCTCGGATAAATTCCCCTCCGCCGGCGTGTGGAGGGCCAAATCAACGGTAAAACATCCCCGCGACGTTTTCTTCGGACCTTATCCGGAAACTCCCGGTTTAAGACGTCTGGCCATTCGCCTGAACGAATCTTTCGGTCTCAAAATGTGCCGTAAAATTCCATCGGGCGAACAAGAAAAAAGAAATTGTTTTTACCTCCAAGCATCCAAATGTCCGGCGCCTTGTATCGGCTCGGTAAACGGCGGCGACTATATAAAATCGGCGAAGAAAGCGGCGAGATTTTTAGCGAAAGGACTAAAAAATTTCCGCGAAACGCTCGAGGCGGAAATAAAAAAACATTCGGCGTCGAGGGAATATGAAAAGGCGGCTGCGGCAAGAGATATGCTGCTGACACTGGAGGGAATGTCGGCGGCTGTGAGATTCCGCGAGATAGACGAAAAAGTGTACGAAAATATTAATTCGACCACGGAAAATCTCGAAGAACTCCGGAAACGTCTTGGACTAAAAAATTTCCCGTCCAAAATCGACTGCGCCGACATTTCAAACACCGGCGCGGCGCATGCCGTAGGAAGCGTGGTCAGGTTCGACCTGGGCGAACCGGCCAAAAATCTTTACAGACGCTACAAAATAAAAAATCCCGACATCGCGGGTTCGCAAAACGATTGCGCAATGATAAAAGAAGTCGTCGCGCGGCGGCTCGCCGGCCTGACGCGCGAATCGTCCGGCGAGATGCCCGACTTGTTTGTTGTCGACGGAGGGAAGGGGCAGCTGTCGGCCGCGGCGGAGGCCGTAAAAGCGAGCGGGGCGGCGGGAAAATTGGACTTGATTTCGATAGCGAAGGGCGCAGGCATTGACGAGATATTCGTTTGGGGCAAAGAAGAAAGTTTTGTCGCCGCCGACGACGACACGGCATTCTCCATAATCAGACGCGCGCGCGACGAAGCCCACAGGTTCGCCGTAACTTACCACAGAAAATTAAGAGACGCAATAAACCCCGGACCGTGAAAACTACAAAAAAACGCCCGCGCGGAGCGGCGGCACCGTCGCAAATAAAAAACTATTCGGAGTTCCGTCAAAAGGTTTGGCTTGCTTGCGCCAAAATACCGGCGGGCAAAACAGCCACATATTCTCAGATAGCCGCAGCCATAGGCAATCCGAGGGCGGCGAGGGCCGTCGGGCAGGCATTGGCCGCCAATCCTTTTGCGCCGGCGATACCCTGTCACAGAGTCGTCCGCGCCGACGGAAAAACAGGCGGCTATTCAGCGCTCGGCGGTCCGAGAAAAAAAATCTCCCTCCTTAAGAAAGAGGGAGCGCATCTTAAAAGTATAGAAATTAAGAAATCAGGGGATTAGGAGGTTAATTGAGGAAAATTAAGTTCTTGTAGGCGGCTGAGATTCCAATGCGCTTATGCGCTTTTCGTGGCCATCCACTTTTGATTCCACTTCTTGTATACGGTATGTATTCACCATCGCCTTTCGTTCGTGTTCATCGGTTTTAGCTATTAAAACGTCAAGGGTAGTGATAATTCGCTGAATGTCCTCATTTTTGGCCATCGTTCTTTTTATATATTCTATATCCTCAGTGTGCCTAATAATTTCTTTTGCAAGCCGCGCTATGTCATCTTTGGTAGCCATATTCTTGATGTCATCTTTGGTAGCCATATTCTTGATGTCATCTTTGGTGGCCATATTCTTTTCAATGCTTTCAAATTTCCCAATGAACTCCCTCTTTGTTTCATTGAATTCTTTGTTTGTTACAAATTGATAGTTTGTTTTAGATTTTTTAGGCATAAGTTCCCCCCTTAGATAATAACCCCACCCCGCACCGCGAGTGTAGCAAATTAAAAATAACATTGTCAAGGTTTATGTGAAATTATAGCGGACTGAACAATCGGGAGTTTGGGTCACAAAAACCGTCGAGCTCCTACCCCACCCACCCGTTCCACGAGCACAGCCCTCCGACAAGGAGCGGACATCCCGCCTTGCAGGCGGGATTATTTTTCCCGCAATATTCCTTGGCGTGACGCACGAGGAGCGCGTGATACTCCGCGAATATTTTCGCTGAACGCGGCAGATGCAATTCAAAGAAATGCCGCGCCATCTCGTAGTCGGTCTTTCCGGCGATGAGCCCGGCGCGGGAGGCGATTCTTAAAGTGTATGCGTCGACGACGAATACCGGCTTTCGCGCGGCGTAAAGAATTATAGAATCGGCCGTCTCGCGTCCTATTCCGTTTATTTCCAGAAGGCGTTCCCTTAATTCCGCGACGGAGATTTTAGACATATTCTCCGTCTTCCCCCCGAAATACTTTTTTATCGCACCCAGAAAATTACGCACATAGGCGGCTTTTTGATTGTAGTGCCCGGCGGGACGTATCATAGTCCTGATGCGCCCGACGGAGAAATCAAAAGGCCGGCGAAAAAAACCGGCGCGGTTCAGATTAACTACGGCCCTTTCGACGTTCGTCCAGGAAGTGTTCTGAGTCAATATCGCGCCTATGGCGACTTCAAGCGACTGCTTTGACGAAAGTCGGACGAGTGTTTTGTACCCGGGAAAAATTCCCCGCGGCGGAGTAACCGGCCACCACCCCTGCCAGCCGTAAGCCGCCAGAAGCGTCTTGTATATTCGGTAGACAGATTTACCGCGGGGTTTCATAAGGCGGGGTTCTTAATTTTTTTGATCTTGCTCAGATGGCGCGGCGGCAGGTTTTTTTGTAGAGGCGGGTCAGCTTTTTGTAGTCGTCGGCGTTGGATTTAATGTGGGCGATTTCATCCGGCCTCAGATCGCGGACGACTTTGGCGGGAACTCCGAGCACAAGTTTCCCGGGCGGTATTTCCATTCCCTCCGGCACCACCGCCCCCGCGCCCACTATGGAACCGCGGGCGATTTTCACCCTATCGAGAAGTACGGCGCCCATTCCTATAAGGCAATCATCGTCGACGACGGCCCCGTGAATGATGGCGCCGTGTCCGATAGTCACGCCGGCGCCGATTAT from the Elusimicrobia bacterium HGW-Elusimicrobia-1 genome contains:
- a CDS encoding endonuclease → MKPRGKSVYRIYKTLLAAYGWQGWWPVTPPRGIFPGYKTLVRLSSKQSLEVAIGAILTQNTSWTNVERAVVNLNRAGFFRRPFDFSVGRIRTMIRPAGHYNQKAAYVRNFLGAIKKYFGGKTENMSKISVAELRERLLEINGIGRETADSIILYAARKPVFVVDAYTLRIASRAGLIAGKTDYEMARHFFELHLPRSAKIFAEYHALLVRHAKEYCGKNNPACKAGCPLLVGGLCSWNGWVG
- the rpsT gene encoding 30S ribosomal protein S20: MTSCKKKIRNREHTMAKIKKTGRHTSALREDRRSSRRERVNNRWRLSIKSTAKKIKAAVAKKDAASAKELLREVFTLLDRAAKKKVIHPNKADRSKSRLAKLINRSAV
- a CDS encoding gamma carbonic anhydrase family protein — translated: MIKRFDIYEPSIAPTAYVADEAVVIGKVIIENDASVWPGAVLRGDVEDIIIKEGANIQDGALIHTNYGAPAIIGAGVTIGHGAIIHGAVVDDDCLIGMGAVLLDRVKIARGSIVGAGAVVPEGMEIPPGKLVLGVPAKVVRDLRPDEIAHIKSNADDYKKLTRLYKKTCRRAI
- the holA gene encoding DNA polymerase III subunit delta → MIFFVHGEDDYLIDRRKKDLLAKARADRRECEFFCAGDAPAAAIADQSLNLSLFASQKTVFIDRLDEASKKDLDELAAKIIPAPEGIDIVFLWRERIKSSASAPVGAKKIMAASKVSEEKAPRGRALAAWAQNEARALGKELSQDAADFLAREAGQDMGSLAQEIEKCAMSLGKTSGKITAADAAGQIFSMNAGGIFEFANAVERKDRRAALKTLSRLLDGPEEPLIVLDRFYKTVLRIYRGKTLSAGGMTSSEISRLLFLNSYFDADFFSNISAHSTARAGDALDMTAACNLKLKRAGTNEEKKSAITVLVADYLR
- a CDS encoding 6-O-methylguanine DNA methyltransferase, with amino-acid sequence MKNYSEFRQKVWLACAKIPAGKTATYSQIAAAIGNPRAARAVGQALAANPFAPAIPCHRVVRADGKTGGYSALGGPRKKISLLKKEGAHLKSIEIKKSGD
- the mviN gene encoding murein biosynthesis integral membrane protein MurJ translates to MKELTGAAAKVSAGTVVSRILGYLRDMLVAQFFGAGVFADAFYAAYRIPNLIRRLLGEGSVSAAVIPVLSAVRAESGDEEAQKLLTILFTLLVIILGAVTAAGVIFARELVSLIAYGFAESPEKLNLTIALTRLMFPFVFFVSMAALAAGYLNTYGIFFAPAVAPAALSVSEIGFILALAPLLSPDNQIKGLAISVIIGGAGQLAYQIPAIIKLGVKFRPCFSFGHPGVKKIAALMAPATIGISVDQVNSFVDTMCASFLPLGSVTALYYSNRLMQLPLAIFAIALSTAALPAMSKAAADGNPQALKETLNYSLRMMFFAIVPSTVGLMVFGLPIIKLLFERGRFDAGASLMTYSALAFYAFGLPAYSAVKIFASAFYARKETAVPVKVAAFSMTINAALNILLMQRFAVGGLAMATAISSAFNAFWLFIILRRQIGPLGARKIARTLGKTAVAAAAMCLASYCVFLVVPGAVNGSIYAFAAIAVGTAAYAAAAKALGMEELDDLVLIITDKINRVTGRVNSGR